A genomic region of Fodinisporobacter ferrooxydans contains the following coding sequences:
- a CDS encoding ABC transporter ATP-binding protein — MPAVLEVKNLKTFFKTERGKVPIVSGVDFSIQAGETVGLVGESGCGKSVTSLSIMRLLAKGGISEGSIRFENRELLTLPEKAMQKIRGNEIAMIFQEPMTSLNPLHTIGRQIEEALRLHTNLNKNGTRLRAIQMLKAVGMPRAEEMYKEFPHQLSGGMRQRVMIAMAMACNPKVIIADEPTTALDVTIQAQILDLMRNLKEETGTAILLITHDLGVVAEMCDRVIVMYAGLVVEETAVQTLFEQPKHPYTVGLLRSTPNIDEEKEYLDTIPGAVPMIHEMPKGCRFAPRCSRALDICHESPPQLIDMGGNHKVRCWLYAEGDEA; from the coding sequence ATGCCTGCCGTCTTGGAAGTTAAAAACCTGAAAACGTTTTTTAAAACAGAACGTGGCAAGGTGCCCATAGTTAGCGGTGTTGATTTTTCGATACAAGCTGGTGAGACCGTTGGTTTGGTTGGCGAGTCCGGCTGTGGAAAAAGTGTGACAAGTTTATCGATCATGAGGCTGCTTGCGAAAGGTGGCATTTCTGAAGGTTCGATCCGCTTTGAAAATCGGGAACTTTTGACGCTTCCGGAAAAAGCAATGCAAAAAATCCGTGGAAATGAGATTGCAATGATTTTTCAGGAACCCATGACATCACTCAATCCTCTCCATACCATTGGGAGGCAGATTGAAGAGGCCCTGCGTTTGCATACAAATCTAAATAAAAATGGAACAAGATTGCGGGCGATTCAAATGCTGAAAGCGGTAGGGATGCCGCGGGCAGAAGAAATGTATAAAGAGTTTCCGCATCAGTTGTCAGGAGGGATGCGGCAGCGGGTTATGATTGCGATGGCGATGGCGTGTAATCCGAAAGTGATCATTGCGGACGAGCCGACAACCGCACTGGATGTGACGATTCAGGCGCAAATACTGGATTTGATGCGGAATTTGAAAGAAGAAACCGGAACGGCGATCCTATTGATTACACATGATCTGGGTGTCGTCGCAGAAATGTGTGACCGTGTGATTGTGATGTACGCCGGGCTTGTTGTGGAAGAAACGGCTGTTCAGACACTTTTTGAACAGCCAAAGCATCCTTATACAGTTGGCTTGCTACGTTCCACTCCAAATATTGATGAAGAAAAAGAATATTTAGACACAATCCCCGGAGCGGTTCCGATGATTCATGAAATGCCAAAAGGATGTCGTTTTGCGCCACGTTGCAGTCGCGCACTGGATATTTGTCATGAAAGTCCGCCTCAACTGATTGACATGGGCGGCAACCATAAAGTCCGCTGCTGGTTATATGCGGAGGGAGATGAAGCATGA
- a CDS encoding ABC transporter permease, which translates to MKEYVRFFRNGLGVIGALIVLVVLLVAIFAKHIAPYDPNFQNYQAILQLPSTTHWFGTDDLGRDIFSRVVFGAQISMKAALISVGIAMIVGVPIGLFSGYYRGFWDEWVVMRIVDAMQAFPFLILALAIAAVLGAGFGNAMIAIGIGFAPSFIRITRGQVLSLRNLEYIQAAKAVGIKDWKIIFGHIFPNALSPIIIQSTLAMASAILAEASLSYLGLGVQPPAPSWGSMLNQAQTLIDQAPYATYFPGLAIFILVLGFNLLGDGLQQFLDPRIKN; encoded by the coding sequence ATGAAAGAGTACGTGAGATTTTTTCGGAATGGGCTTGGAGTAATCGGTGCGCTCATCGTACTCGTTGTGTTGCTTGTTGCAATTTTTGCCAAACATATTGCTCCATATGACCCAAACTTCCAAAATTACCAAGCGATATTGCAGCTTCCAAGTACGACACACTGGTTTGGTACAGATGATTTAGGCAGAGACATTTTTTCACGGGTTGTCTTTGGTGCACAAATTTCGATGAAAGCAGCGTTGATTTCTGTCGGAATTGCCATGATCGTTGGAGTGCCAATCGGGCTTTTTTCCGGTTATTACCGGGGTTTCTGGGATGAGTGGGTAGTGATGCGGATCGTTGATGCAATGCAAGCGTTTCCGTTCTTAATTCTGGCACTGGCAATTGCGGCAGTCCTTGGAGCAGGATTTGGCAATGCGATGATAGCAATCGGGATCGGGTTTGCTCCTTCTTTTATTCGCATCACTCGCGGACAGGTATTATCGCTTCGGAATCTGGAATATATTCAGGCTGCAAAGGCTGTCGGAATTAAAGATTGGAAGATTATATTCGGCCATATTTTCCCCAATGCATTAAGTCCGATCATTATTCAATCTACGCTCGCGATGGCATCAGCAATCTTGGCTGAAGCATCTCTTTCCTATTTGGGTCTTGGGGTACAGCCGCCGGCACCATCATGGGGAAGCATGCTGAATCAAGCACAAACCTTGATCGACCAGGCGCCATATGCGACGTATTTCCCAGGCCTGGCTATCTTTATTTTGGTGCTTGGTTTCAATTTATTAGGGGACGGATTGCAGCAATTTCTCGATCCGCGCATTAAAAATTAG
- a CDS encoding ABC transporter permease: MKFLLRRLIMTIPILFLVSIMVFSLVHLIPGDPARVILGQEATPEMYQNLRHELGLDKPLVEQYFLWLLKVLHGDLGMSITDHVSVASLIAQRLPATIELTIGTFLVAILIAFPTGILAAVKRGTWIDYLSTFTGLGGMSIPNFWLGLMLIIFFAVNNHWLPASGYVPFTQNPVMNIEAMILPCIATGIRESAVIMRMLRSSLLEVVNMDFIRTAKAKGLDERATILGHALRNAMIPVVTTSGLTVAGLLGGLVITESIFGIPGFGRLIVDSVFKRDYVTVQGAVLVSAALVVMVNLVVDLLYAVIDPRMKAGKGVEA, encoded by the coding sequence ATGAAATTTTTACTGCGCCGCCTCATTATGACAATACCGATTCTCTTTCTGGTGTCGATCATGGTTTTCTCTTTGGTTCACTTGATTCCGGGCGATCCAGCCCGGGTCATACTGGGACAGGAGGCAACACCAGAAATGTATCAGAATCTCAGACATGAGTTAGGATTGGATAAACCACTTGTAGAACAATACTTTCTTTGGCTCCTGAAAGTATTGCACGGTGATTTGGGAATGTCCATAACGGACCATGTTTCGGTCGCATCTTTAATTGCGCAACGTTTGCCTGCAACGATTGAACTAACGATCGGTACATTTCTGGTTGCCATATTGATAGCGTTTCCAACAGGCATTCTTGCTGCGGTCAAACGGGGAACCTGGATTGATTATCTCAGTACGTTTACAGGGCTTGGAGGAATGAGTATTCCAAATTTTTGGCTGGGGTTAATGCTGATCATCTTTTTTGCAGTCAATAACCACTGGCTTCCAGCTTCAGGTTATGTCCCATTTACCCAGAATCCCGTCATGAATATTGAAGCAATGATCTTGCCATGTATTGCGACGGGAATCAGAGAGTCTGCTGTCATCATGCGTATGTTGCGGTCTTCATTGCTGGAAGTGGTAAACATGGATTTTATCCGTACAGCCAAAGCAAAAGGGCTTGATGAACGGGCAACAATCCTGGGACACGCATTGCGCAATGCGATGATCCCTGTTGTAACTACTTCCGGATTGACGGTTGCCGGCCTATTGGGGGGCTTGGTCATTACCGAATCTATTTTTGGTATTCCGGGGTTTGGCCGACTTATCGTCGATTCTGTTTTTAAGCGGGATTATGTGACAGTGCAAGGCGCAGTGTTAGTATCGGCCGCACTTGTAGTTATGGTTAACCTCGTTGTCGATTTGCTATATGCGGTGATCGATCCGCGCATGAAAGCGGGCAAGGGGGTTGAAGCATGA
- a CDS encoding ABC transporter substrate-binding protein, whose product MLKKIGKRSVAAVVLGTVLVATGCGSNSVQTSSSSSASNGNKVLNIGIQADPPSLDPMTSSALVDRMVQNSIYDKLFDLDKDGKIVPMLATSYETTDGKIYIIKLRTGIKFQDGTDFNADAVKFNLERDMSKGSKRTGELAMVQSVSVVDPSTVRIVLKKPFAPFISILADRSGMMASPAAVKKYGSDYQNHPVGTGPFVFVEHLKGDHVTLKRNDTYWNGKPKLSEVVFKVFADGSAAVQNLKSGMLDIVGPNVIPVREIPTIKSDPNLSLVADAGMAFQGFYMNETIAPFNNQYLREAVDHAIDRNTIVKVLFNGYGAPAYSPFGPGDLAYGSSDKAPAPNDGEIKDLLAKGGKPNGFSFTLEIPTTTIGEQFGTVIQGMLKKYGINMKLEKTEFGTLISNGNDGKFQALQLGWSGRPDPDQNIYDFVVTGQPENNARISDPKLDKLLNQARVELDNGKRKQLYDQAMVELHNNAGYTYIYHEYNIFGISKKINGFTYVPDGIVRTAAIGKN is encoded by the coding sequence ATGTTGAAAAAAATAGGAAAACGATCAGTAGCAGCAGTTGTTTTAGGAACAGTATTAGTTGCAACGGGTTGCGGCAGCAATTCTGTACAAACATCCTCTTCGTCAAGTGCAAGCAATGGAAATAAAGTACTCAATATTGGCATACAGGCAGATCCGCCGAGCCTCGATCCGATGACATCCAGTGCGCTTGTTGACCGCATGGTGCAAAACAGCATTTATGACAAGTTATTTGATCTCGATAAAGACGGAAAAATAGTCCCCATGCTTGCAACTTCTTATGAAACAACAGATGGCAAGATATACATAATCAAACTTCGTACTGGCATCAAATTTCAGGATGGTACAGATTTTAATGCGGATGCAGTCAAGTTCAATCTAGAACGTGATATGTCGAAAGGATCCAAACGTACTGGTGAATTGGCAATGGTTCAATCGGTATCTGTTGTGGACCCGTCGACTGTGCGAATCGTGTTAAAGAAACCGTTTGCACCGTTCATTTCGATATTGGCTGACCGGTCAGGTATGATGGCATCTCCTGCCGCTGTCAAAAAGTATGGATCTGATTACCAGAATCATCCGGTTGGAACAGGGCCGTTCGTGTTTGTTGAACATTTGAAAGGCGATCATGTAACGCTGAAGCGTAATGATACGTATTGGAATGGAAAGCCGAAGCTATCGGAAGTTGTCTTTAAAGTATTTGCAGATGGTTCTGCTGCCGTTCAAAACTTAAAGTCCGGCATGTTGGATATCGTTGGGCCAAATGTTATACCGGTGCGGGAAATTCCAACAATCAAAAGTGATCCGAATCTATCACTTGTAGCGGATGCAGGAATGGCATTCCAGGGCTTCTATATGAATGAAACGATAGCGCCGTTCAACAATCAATATCTGCGGGAAGCCGTAGACCATGCAATCGACCGGAACACAATTGTAAAAGTGCTTTTTAACGGGTATGGCGCGCCTGCATATTCTCCGTTTGGCCCGGGGGATCTCGCGTATGGCAGTTCCGATAAAGCTCCGGCTCCAAATGATGGCGAAATCAAAGATTTGCTCGCAAAAGGCGGCAAGCCAAACGGCTTCTCCTTTACTCTGGAAATTCCTACGACAACGATCGGAGAACAGTTTGGAACGGTCATTCAAGGTATGTTGAAGAAGTATGGAATTAATATGAAATTAGAAAAAACCGAGTTTGGCACACTGATTTCCAACGGAAATGATGGGAAATTCCAGGCATTGCAACTCGGTTGGTCCGGACGGCCGGATCCGGATCAAAATATTTACGATTTTGTTGTGACAGGCCAGCCTGAAAACAATGCCCGCATCTCCGATCCAAAGTTGGATAAGCTTTTGAATCAAGCGCGTGTGGAGCTTGATAACGGCAAACGGAAACAACTGTATGATCAGGCGATGGTGGAGTTGCATAACAATGCCGGTTACACTTACATTTATCACGAGTACAATATCTTTGGAATTTCGAAGAAAATTAATGGATTCACGTATGTACCGGATGGGATTGTTCGAACAGCTGCCATTGGTAAAAACTAA